In Perognathus longimembris pacificus isolate PPM17 chromosome 3, ASM2315922v1, whole genome shotgun sequence, a single window of DNA contains:
- the Mtif3 gene encoding translation initiation factor IF-3, mitochondrial codes for MAASLLNRLILQAVKTENNCIRRCLSKHIIIKKEAPAQLFLIASGPRLSYLIHTKGFGTIEDTRVEKKEKKKSNTTFSNTGRKISERIIRVLDENGNDLGLMHRANVIKLMDERDLRLVQRNASRQPPEYQLMTGIQIHQERLRLREENKQKTGSTVTKELNFSSNIAQHDLNTKSKQIQQWIEKKYKVQVTIKKSKNADEPESKMEDMFNQILQGMPGVATFLTKPQAVKGGRAFTCVFRHLSKKEKAAYEDAQESHRRDALNKENGNAKESRV; via the exons ATGGCTGCTTCTCTTCTAAATAGGTTAATACTACAAGCTgtgaaaactgaaaataattgCATTAGAAGGTGCTTAAGTAAACACATCATCATTAAAAAAGAAGCCCCAGCACAGTTGTTCCTCATTGCCTCTGGCCCAAGACTGTCCTATCTAATCCATACAAAAGGTTTTGGTACTATTGAAGACACACGggttgagaagaaagaaaaaaaaaagagtaacaccACTTTTTCTAACACTGGGAGGAAAATTAGCGAGCGAATAATTCGTGTCCTTGATGAAAATGGCAATGACTTGGGACTCATGCACCGAGCAAATGTGATCAAACTCATGGATGAGCGAGACTTAAGACTGGTGCAGAGGAATGCCAGCAGACAGCCCCCAGAATACCAGCTTATGACGGGAATACAGATCCATCAGGAACGGCTCAGGCTGagagaggaaaacaaacagaaaactg GATCAACTGTGACAAAGGAATTAAATTTCTCTTCAAATATTGCACAACATGATTTGAACACAAAGAGTAAACAGATTCAGCAGTGGATTGAGAAAAAATACAAAGTTCAAGTTACCATAAAGAAGAGCAAAAATGCAGATGAGCCAGAAAGTAAAATG GAGGATATGTTTAACCAAATACTCCAGGGTATGCCTGGAGTAGCTACCTTTTTAACCAAGCCACAAGCCGTTAAAGGAGGAAGAGCCTTCACATGTGTTTTCCGTCAtctgagcaagaaagaaaaggcagcatATGAAGATGCTCAAGAAAGCCATAGAAGAGATGCTTTGAACAAAGAAAATGGGAATGCCAAGGAATCAAGAGTTTAG